TTCTCCGGCAGGAGGTCGTCGAGGTTATAGCCCGACACCCGCCGCGGGATCTTCGGATAGCGTTCCCGGATCAGATCGGCATACTTGTCGCGCAGTCGTCGCAGTTTCCGGTAGATCTCGGCCTTGCGACCGCCCCTGGCGACGATGCGGTCATACTCCTCGTCGCTTGTTGGGCCCACGGTCATCCTGGCTCCGTCGTATGTCAAGACGTCCAGCTCATGCACCTGATCCGACGTGCGGCCGGTCCCTTTCCCCATGATCGAGTGCACGCCGCAGGAATTATTCCCGAGCATGCCACCGATCGCGTTGTACTCGTGCGTCGATGTGTCGGGCGGGAAGATCAATCCGCACGGCTTCAGCTCGTCGTTCAGGTGGTCATAGACCTTCCCCGGTTGCACGCTGGCCCGCCGGGCCTCGACGTCGATCCAGTTCGTTCGGTTGAGGTACTTCGAGAAATCCACGATCACTGCGACGCCGATCACACTCCCCGTGAGCGACGTCCCACCCCCTCGGCCGACGATCGGGACCCCGTAATACCGGCACGCGGTTATGGTCTCGATCACAGCGTCCAGGGTCCGGGGGACCACGACGCCGATGGGGACATGCCGATAATTCGAACCATCCGAGGCATAGAGGGCTCGGCTGCCGGCATCGAAGCGGACCTCGCCGTCGACACGGTCGAGCAAGGTGCGCTCCAGGCCTCGAATGTCGACCTCCCTGGCATAGGAATCCGGTCCGGCACCGATCTGAACGTCTGGGGTCGAGGTCGAATTGATCGACATTGCAATAAGTTCTCCGGCTCGGCGTGACGGATGATCCGGCGTCTCAGCCCGAGAGCTCCGGGTCAGATCGCGAAGGGTTCGGCGTCGGCCCGCCTGAACTCCAGGCCCAGGCCGGGCCGCGTCCGATCGGGGCGGAGGACCCCGCGATCGGGCCTCGGGGCGCCCTCGAACACCCGGGTTTCGATGCGAGCGTGATCGAAGAAATCTTCCGCATGCACCGCGCCCACCACGGCACAGCAGAGCGGGGAGTGCAGGCTCGGGGCGCAGTGAGCCGAGAGGGGGACCTGGAACGTCTCGGCCAGCACGCCGGCCCGGAGGAACCCGGAGATCCCCAGGCAGCGGGTGGCGTCGGCCTGCAGGAGATCGACGGCGCCATCCCGCAAGAGCTGCAGCATGTCAAACTCATCGAACGCATACTCACCCGCGGCAATGTCCATGCGGGCCGGCACTCGGTTGCGAAGCATCGCGAGCCCTTCCCGATCGTCCGACGACACCGGTTCCTCGAAGTAACAGACCCCCTGCTCGCCGAACGATTCGGCGAGGGAAAGCGCCTGTTTCCGTGAATAGGCCCCGTTGGCATCGACGAACAGGGCGACCTCCGGGCCAATCGCCTCGCGGGCGGCCCGGACGCGCCCGACGTCGGTCTCGGGATCGCGGCCGACCTTCATCTTGACCATCGCATAGCCCTCGGCCGCCCAGCCGCCGAGCTGAGTCCTCAATTCGTCCGGGGTCTGCGACGTGAACCCGCCGCTCGCATACGCGGGGATGCTCGATCGGCTCAGGCCGATCAGATCCGACAGCGAGACGCCCAGCAGCCGCCCCTTCAGGTCCCAGAGGGCAACATCCACCGCCGAGATCGCCGTGGCCGCGATCCCCGAGCGTCCCATGTTCCGCACCGCCAGGCGCATGGCCTGCCAGCACGAAGGGATTTGCATGGCATCCTGCCCCGAGACAGCCGGGCCGAGCACCCGGCGGCACACGTCAGCGGCCGATGCATCGCTATACGTATATCCAATGCCCGTCTGACCGGCGGCCGAGACCTCGACCAGCACCATCGTCGTCGCGTCCCATGTCAGGGTGCCATCCGACTCGGGCGTCTCGGTGGGAATCCGGTAGGCCCAGGCACTCAGACGATCGATCCGGGTGTTCAGGTCGAGGCATTGCACAGGCCCTTGCAGATCGTTCATAACACGAACATGACTCATCTCGAACACTTTGGCATGCCCGCCCGGCACACAACGAGCCGGACGGGCACTCGGGACCATTCCGATCCTCCCTCAGATCAGTTCTCGGACCTTATCCTTCATGACGGTGCTGACGATCTCGGTCGCGTCGGGCTGGCCGCGCAGCAGTCCCTTGGTGAACTTGAGGGCCTGATCGGGGGTCGCCTGAGCGGGCATCGGCGGGGTGAACTGGTCGACCGTCGCCTCGACGATGGCCGGCTTGTTCGAGGCGAAGGCGGCTTCGAGCGCTGGGCGAACCTCGTCCGGACGCTCGCAGCGATAGCCCTCGCCGCCGCAAGCCTCGGCGAACTTGGCGAAGTCGATCGGGTGCAAGTCGACAGCGAACTCAGGGTTGCCAAGGAAAACGATTTGCTCCCACTTGATCTGACCGAGGTAATTATTCTTGACGATGACGACCTTGATCGGCAGGTCGTACTTGACGGCCGTGGCGAAGTCGCCCATGAGCTGGGTGAAGCTGCCGTCGCCGGCGAAGGCGACGACCTGGCGGTCGGGATAGGCCGCCTGGGCGGCAATCGCGTAGGGCAGGGCGGGAGCCATCGTCGCCAGCGTGCCGGAGAGGGAGAACCGCATCCCCTTGCGCATCGTGATATGTCGAGCCGCCCAGGTGGTGATCGTGCCCGAGTCGGTCGTGACGATCGCGTTATCCTTGAGCAGGTCGCTGACGGTCGAGGCGAGGACCTGCGGCTTCATCGGCTCGTCTTGCATCTCCCGGTAGGTCTGCATCCGGTCGTCCCACTCCTTGCGATAGGACATGACCTTGTCGAAGTATTTGCGACTTTCCTTGCGTTTGAGCATCGGGATCAGCTCGCCGAGCGTCGCCCTGGCGTCGCCAGCCAGGCCGACCTCGACCGGGTAGCGCAGGCCAATACGCGATGGGTCGATGTCAATTTGCACGGCGCGGGCCTGGCCGGGCTCAGGGTACCAGTTCAGGTATGGCATGCCCGTGCCAACCAGGAACAGGGTGTCGCAGTCCTCGATGGCCTTCTCAGAGGGGAGCGTGCCGAGCAGGCCGATACCACCGGTCGTGTACGGCGAGTCGTCGGGGACGACGTCTTTGCCGAGCAGGGCCTTGATGATCGGGGCGCCGAGCATCTCGGCGATTTGCTCCA
The DNA window shown above is from Tautonia marina and carries:
- a CDS encoding enolase C-terminal domain-like protein → MSHVRVMNDLQGPVQCLDLNTRIDRLSAWAYRIPTETPESDGTLTWDATTMVLVEVSAAGQTGIGYTYSDASAADVCRRVLGPAVSGQDAMQIPSCWQAMRLAVRNMGRSGIAATAISAVDVALWDLKGRLLGVSLSDLIGLSRSSIPAYASGGFTSQTPDELRTQLGGWAAEGYAMVKMKVGRDPETDVGRVRAAREAIGPEVALFVDANGAYSRKQALSLAESFGEQGVCYFEEPVSSDDREGLAMLRNRVPARMDIAAGEYAFDEFDMLQLLRDGAVDLLQADATRCLGISGFLRAGVLAETFQVPLSAHCAPSLHSPLCCAVVGAVHAEDFFDHARIETRVFEGAPRPDRGVLRPDRTRPGLGLEFRRADAEPFAI
- a CDS encoding thiamine pyrophosphate-dependent enzyme, which translates into the protein MAKTTGEILVDRLIEWGVDTIFGMPGDGINGIFEALRLVQDKIRFIQVRHEESAAFMATSYAKFTGRLGVCMATSGPGAIHLLNGLYDAKLDHAPVLAITGHTFHDQIGMQYQQEIDIMTLFKDVAAYNVMIMGARHAEAVVDAACRSALNSRTVAHLTCPVDMQDWTVDDDPKSMKNVPGHTSKNWRPPIVVPHRAQIEAAAEVINSGKKVAILCGQGARGAGDELEQIAEMLGAPIIKALLGKDVVPDDSPYTTGGIGLLGTLPSEKAIEDCDTLFLVGTGMPYLNWYPEPGQARAVQIDIDPSRIGLRYPVEVGLAGDARATLGELIPMLKRKESRKYFDKVMSYRKEWDDRMQTYREMQDEPMKPQVLASTVSDLLKDNAIVTTDSGTITTWAARHITMRKGMRFSLSGTLATMAPALPYAIAAQAAYPDRQVVAFAGDGSFTQLMGDFATAVKYDLPIKVVIVKNNYLGQIKWEQIVFLGNPEFAVDLHPIDFAKFAEACGGEGYRCERPDEVRPALEAAFASNKPAIVEATVDQFTPPMPAQATPDQALKFTKGLLRGQPDATEIVSTVMKDKVRELI